The following proteins are encoded in a genomic region of Phycisphaera sp.:
- a CDS encoding DUF456 domain-containing protein, whose translation MLTLAALIGPAIVLVSLPGLWLLTLATLLVNVSGALLGYWVLGDPIVSWWIFGIILGSTLISDVVDWSAGVVGAKRMGGTRRAMIAAFLGGIVGAIAGTMVLPIVGTLLGGAVGAGLCATLVHRTGPEETWKQSAKVGAGASAGWFAAILVKLTLAIICATLLIIAAWSTW comes from the coding sequence GTGCTGACCCTGGCCGCCCTCATCGGGCCGGCCATCGTTTTAGTCAGCCTGCCGGGGTTGTGGCTGCTCACGCTGGCCACGCTGCTGGTCAACGTGTCTGGCGCACTGCTCGGCTACTGGGTGCTGGGCGATCCGATCGTGTCCTGGTGGATCTTCGGCATCATCCTGGGCAGCACGCTCATCTCCGACGTGGTCGACTGGTCGGCCGGTGTCGTGGGTGCCAAACGCATGGGTGGCACGCGTCGGGCGATGATCGCCGCGTTCCTTGGCGGCATCGTCGGGGCGATCGCCGGCACGATGGTCCTGCCCATCGTCGGCACGCTGCTCGGCGGAGCCGTGGGCGCGGGATTGTGCGCCACACTGGTCCACCGGACTGGGCCGGAAGAGACCTGGAAGCAATCGGCCAAGGTCGGGGCCGGCGCCTCTGCCGGCTGGTTCGCGGCCATCCTCGTCAAGCTCACCCTGGCCATCATCTGCGCAACGCTGCTCATCATCGCCGCATGGTCTACGTGGTAA
- a CDS encoding PhoH family protein produces MASTATTKTTGVKQFVLDTNVLLHNPNALFVFQDNNVIIPFAVIEELDKLKRQEDDIGRNAREVIRRLDRLRAKGTLIEGVRWGDTSPQAGAAASTANGATGLIKVVISDRDRPHAIAEDTKDNRIIAVAWELHDKGNRTVFVSKDLNARIKSDAMGIPTEDFQNQKIDADRLYMGYVTVSVEGNLIDQLYDERMLPLEPIEDALSAQHDTDDPTLPALPEEVQPNAFVLLKDERDENHTGLARRLADTEHLIPITPPRKPIFGLLARNVQQTMALDLLMDDEIQMITLLGSAGTGKTLLALAAGMAKVFQEGRFDKLLVARPIMPMGRDIGFLPGDKDEKLFAWMQPIFDNLEYLLSTRGAHGQTADSHTNEQRIDKMIADGKLVLEPLTYIRGRSIPHQFMIVDEAQNLTPHEVKTIASRVGEGTKLVLTGDIGQIDNPYLDSSSNGLSYAVEKMKGLGLVGHVMLQRSERSHLASLAAERL; encoded by the coding sequence ATGGCAAGCACCGCAACTACCAAAACAACCGGCGTCAAGCAGTTCGTACTCGACACCAACGTCCTGCTGCACAACCCCAATGCCCTGTTCGTCTTCCAAGACAACAACGTCATCATCCCCTTCGCCGTCATCGAAGAGCTTGATAAGCTCAAGCGGCAGGAGGACGACATCGGCCGCAACGCACGCGAGGTCATCCGCCGCCTCGACCGCCTGCGTGCCAAGGGCACACTCATTGAGGGCGTCCGCTGGGGGGACACCAGCCCGCAGGCCGGCGCGGCCGCCTCGACGGCCAACGGCGCAACGGGTCTCATCAAGGTGGTCATCTCCGACCGCGACCGCCCGCACGCCATCGCCGAAGACACCAAGGACAACCGCATCATCGCCGTCGCGTGGGAGCTGCACGACAAGGGCAACCGAACCGTGTTCGTGTCCAAGGATCTCAACGCGCGCATCAAGAGCGACGCGATGGGCATCCCCACCGAAGACTTCCAGAACCAGAAGATCGACGCCGATCGCCTCTACATGGGCTACGTCACAGTCTCGGTCGAGGGCAACCTCATCGACCAGCTCTACGACGAGCGCATGCTCCCACTCGAACCCATTGAGGACGCGCTCTCGGCCCAGCACGACACCGACGATCCGACGCTGCCCGCGCTGCCCGAGGAAGTCCAACCCAACGCCTTCGTGCTGCTCAAGGACGAACGCGACGAGAACCACACGGGCCTCGCCCGCCGCCTGGCCGACACCGAGCACCTCATCCCAATCACCCCACCGCGCAAGCCCATCTTCGGCCTGCTCGCACGCAACGTGCAGCAGACGATGGCCCTCGACCTGCTCATGGACGACGAGATCCAGATGATCACCCTGCTGGGCAGCGCGGGCACGGGCAAGACGCTCCTGGCACTCGCCGCTGGCATGGCCAAGGTCTTCCAAGAGGGCCGATTCGACAAGCTCCTGGTCGCGCGCCCCATCATGCCCATGGGCCGCGACATCGGCTTTTTGCCTGGCGACAAGGACGAGAAGCTGTTCGCCTGGATGCAACCGATCTTCGACAACCTGGAGTACCTGCTCAGCACCCGTGGTGCCCACGGCCAGACCGCCGACAGCCACACCAACGAGCAACGCATCGACAAGATGATCGCCGACGGCAAGCTCGTGCTCGAGCCGCTCACCTACATCCGCGGCCGCTCGATTCCCCACCAGTTCATGATCGTCGACGAGGCCCAGAACCTCACGCCCCACGAGGTCAAGACCATCGCCTCACGCGTCGGCGAGGGTACCAAGCTCGTGCTCACCGGCGACATCGGCCAGATCGACAACCCGTACCTCGACAGCTCGTCCAACGGCCTGTCCTACGCCGTCGAGAAGATGAAGGGCCTTGGGCTCGTCGGCCACGTCATGCTGCAGCGCAGCGAGCGGTCACACCTAGCCAGCCTCGCCGCCGAACGGTTGTGA
- a CDS encoding tetratricopeptide repeat protein has translation MTNRVLAVVALSFVVFAFGCTKNNTDQFVIDLQQMTPDDTAQKREAVMLVNRAYEVYHDNDRSEEKRVREAARMLEEAVRLDPGFATAHMNLGVLHLEQDNLPTAVVMLRDAQRLLPSDSRPSYFLGVAYYKMGHAKAAVDSYLMAIQIDQADVRAVRGLTLACRSIHYANDTTLEVLKRSQLREPDEEWRHIIDREIIRQERQLDMG, from the coding sequence ATGACCAACCGTGTGTTGGCTGTTGTCGCCCTTTCGTTTGTTGTGTTCGCCTTCGGGTGCACCAAGAACAATACCGATCAGTTTGTGATCGATCTCCAGCAGATGACGCCGGACGACACGGCACAGAAGCGTGAGGCCGTCATGCTGGTGAATCGTGCGTACGAGGTCTACCACGACAACGATCGCAGCGAAGAAAAGCGCGTGCGAGAGGCCGCGAGGATGCTTGAAGAAGCCGTCCGGCTCGATCCCGGTTTTGCCACGGCTCACATGAACCTGGGCGTGCTGCACCTGGAGCAGGACAACCTGCCAACGGCGGTCGTAATGCTGCGGGACGCGCAGCGGCTCTTGCCAAGCGATTCTCGGCCTAGTTACTTCCTTGGTGTGGCGTATTACAAGATGGGGCACGCCAAAGCGGCAGTCGATTCGTACCTGATGGCGATCCAGATCGATCAAGCGGATGTACGGGCGGTGCGGGGGTTGACGCTGGCCTGCCGGAGCATCCATTACGCGAACGACACGACTCTCGAGGTGCTCAAGCGTTCACAACTGCGTGAGCCCGACGAGGAGTGGCGGCACATCATCGATCGCGAGATCATCCGTCAGGAACGCCAACTGGACATGGGCTGA